The proteins below come from a single Dehalococcoidia bacterium genomic window:
- a CDS encoding helix-turn-helix domain-containing protein, whose product MTANTRHSGLMEGEESRWVTLGRACEILGVDESTLRRWADAGRLRVYRTPGGHRRFSLGNLQELLSGDGGGRAQIGRMAFAKIRQELRRARQQEGGWYASLSESDRQRFRDLGRRLVEMVGEYMDKRTRQPRLLEEAHEIGLAYGRILIGAGLRLPNAVEAYIGFRKTMDETTRQASTREALPMEEALDACGQVHALGDQVLLGIAAAYELLATPGGKA is encoded by the coding sequence GTGACCGCGAACACCCGACACTCGGGCCTCATGGAAGGCGAGGAATCGAGGTGGGTGACGCTCGGGCGTGCCTGCGAGATACTCGGTGTCGATGAATCGACTCTGAGGCGCTGGGCGGACGCCGGCCGCCTGCGTGTGTATCGCACCCCGGGCGGGCACCGCCGCTTCTCCCTGGGTAACCTCCAGGAATTGCTGTCCGGCGATGGTGGCGGCCGCGCGCAGATCGGCCGAATGGCTTTCGCCAAGATCCGCCAGGAACTGCGCCGCGCGCGGCAGCAGGAGGGCGGTTGGTACGCCAGCCTCTCGGAATCCGACCGGCAGCGCTTCCGGGACCTCGGCCGCCGCCTCGTCGAGATGGTGGGCGAATACATGGACAAGCGCACCAGACAGCCGAGGCTGCTGGAAGAAGCGCACGAGATAGGCCTGGCCTATGGCCGCATCCTCATAGGCGCCGGGCTCCGGCTCCCGAACGCCGTCGAGGCCTACATCGGTTTCCGCAAGACCATGGACGAGACGACGCGCCAGGCCTCCACCCGCGAGGCCCTCCCGATGGAGGAGGCGCTGGACGCCTGCGGCCAGGTACACGCCCTCGGCGACCAGGTGCTTCTCGGCATCGCGGCCGCCTACGAGTTGCTGGCAACGCCCGGCGGAAAAGCCTGA
- a CDS encoding helix-turn-helix domain-containing protein, translated as MGNRVWVSIGEAARLIGVSEPTLRKWTDSGRIAVFRTPGGHRRYLRSEIEAFRRSRDQSLIEEAEAGAPLTHGSRDGFRR; from the coding sequence TTGGGCAACCGTGTCTGGGTCTCGATCGGCGAAGCGGCCCGCTTGATCGGAGTCAGCGAACCCACCCTGCGTAAGTGGACCGACTCGGGCCGCATTGCCGTGTTCAGGACCCCCGGCGGGCATCGGCGCTACCTCCGCTCGGAGATCGAGGCCTTTCGCCGGTCGCGTGACCAGTCGCTCATCGAGGAAGCCGAGGCCGGCGCGCCGCTGACTCACGGCTCCAGGGATGGCTTTCGCCGGTGA